A window of Xiphophorus hellerii strain 12219 chromosome 7, Xiphophorus_hellerii-4.1, whole genome shotgun sequence contains these coding sequences:
- the LOC116722539 gene encoding uncharacterized protein LOC116722539, producing the protein MVIWPKLVKKFSADREPVTPVRGLLYGDASTVWRNVSRPVLPNRLQDLPWMVAHGILPVRAVMHSRGMSATSICPRPGCGAPESVRHLLWEWSAAVDLWAKAGSLQFPHLPAREVLHGQLVLYGVSQQKIKKKDFAEMWLTLATIKDAIWTSRNLLVSRRRQMPPVAVIRMAAAKRKTSRAAGGEPRTQPPRRIACASVDEGAGAPRAEVQAAAAWLSG; encoded by the exons ATGGTCATCTGGCCGAaacttgtgaaaaagttttctgCG GACCGGGAACCAGTGACTCCAGTGCGCGGCCTCCTGTATGGAGACGCCTCCACCGTTTGGCGCAACGTGAGCCGTCCCGTCCTTCCAAACAGACTCCAGGACCTGCCATGGATGGTGGCTCATGGGATCCTGCCGGTCAGAGCCGTTATGCACTCCCGCGGCATGTCTGCAACGTCCATCTGCCCCCGACCCGGTTGTGGCGCGCCGGAGTCGGTGAGGCACCTGCTGTGGGAGTGGAGCGCTGCTGTGGACCTGTGGGCGAAAGCCGGCTCCTTGCAATTCCCACACTTGCCAGCAAGGGAGGTCCTCCATGGGCAGCTAGTGCTGTACGGGGTGAGccagcagaaaataaagaaaaaggatttcGCTGAGATGTGGCTCACCCTAGCCACCATAAAAGACGCCATTTGGACCTCCAGAAACTTGCTGGTGAGCAGGCGCAGGCAGATGCCCCCAGTGGCTGTGATCCGGATGGCGgcagcaaaaaggaaaacatcaagGGCTGCAGGTGGCGAGCCAAGGACACAGCCACCAAGAAGAATCGCCTGCGCCTCCGTGGACGAAGGAGCCGGCGCTCCACGAGCAGAGGTCCAAGCAGCGGCGGCCTGGCTCTCCGGGTga
- the LOC116723596 gene encoding trace amine-associated receptor 13c-like, whose protein sequence is MEIQDRTDLCFPHLLNSSCRKPTLHWSEAVLLNSVLLFISLITVVLNLLIIISVSHFRQLHTPTNILLLSLGVSDFFIGLLLMPFEIYRFTFCWFLGDAMCVFLFLLIGTISCATMWNIVLISVDRYVAICYPLHYPTRISLTRVKYCVCLCWFCASSCSFFYAKDELIQPGRRNTCIGECKFILSYILGTFDLIFNFIFPVTTIIVLYLRVFVVAVSQARAMRSHITVASFHSATSGTKRSELKAARTLGVLVVVYLMCYCPYYCYSLVGISLTNTPYAFSLVFLGYVNSCLNPVIYALFYPWFRKAVKVIVTLQILQPGSHEAKLL, encoded by the exons ATGGAGATCCAAGACAGAACTGATCTCTGTTTCCCACATCTCCTCAACAGCTCCTGCAGGAAGCCCACACTTCACTGGTCTGAAGCCGTTCTCCTGAACTCTGTGCTGCTCTTCATCTCACTGATCACTGTAGTGCTCaacctcctcatcatcatctcagTCTCACACTTCAG GCAGCTCCACACTCCTAcaaacatcctcctcctctctctgggtGTTTCAGACTTTTTTATTGGTCTCCTGCTGATGCCTTTTGAAATCTACAGGTTTACTTTCTGCTGGTTTCTTGGAGACgccatgtgtgtttttttgtttttattgattggtACCATCAGCTGTGCTACAATGTGGAACATTGTCCTGATATCAGTCGACCGCTACGTAGCCATTTGTTACCCTCTGCATTACCCCACCAGAATCTCGTTGACCAGAGTCAAatattgtgtttgtctgtgttggTTCTGTGCTTCTTCCTGCAGCTTTTTCTATGCAAAGGATGAGCTGATTCAGCCTGGCAGGAGAAATACCTGCATTGGAGAATGTAAATTTATCTTAAGTTACATACTAGGAACATTTGAcctcatttttaatttcatatttccagTAACAACCATCATAGTTCTGTATTTGAGAGTATTTGTGGTGGCTGTGTCTCAGGCTCGTGCCATGCGCTCTCACATTACAGTCGCCTCGTTTCATTCAGCGACATCAGGAACAAAGAGATCAGAGTTAAAAGCAGCCAGGACTCTGGGGGTTCTAGTTGTTGTATATCTAATGTGTTACTGTCCATATTACTGTTACTCTTTAGTTGGGATTAGTTTAACTAATACCCCTTAtgcattttctttggttttcctTGGCTATGTTAACTCTTGTCTGAACCCTGTGATCTACGCCCTGTTCTACCCCTGGTTCAGAAAAGCTGTTAAAGTCATTGTTACTCTACAGATACTGCAGCCTGGCTCACATGAGGCCAAGCTGCTGTGA
- the LOC116723576 gene encoding trace amine-associated receptor 13c-like, whose translation MAIQDRTDLCFPHLLNSSCRKPTLHWSEAVLLNSVLLFISLITVVLNLLIIISVSHFRQLHTPTNILLLSLGVSDFFVGLLLMPFEIYKFTFCWILGDAMCVLFCFLINTILVVSIWNIVLISVDRYVAICYPLHYPTRISLTRVKYCVCLCWFCASSCSLFYSKDELIQPGRSKSCTGECIYYLSYAAGIIDLISNFILPVTTIIVLYLRVFVVAVSQARAMRSHITVASFHSATSGTKKSELKAARTLGVLVVVYLMCYCPYYCYSLVGISLTNSPYAFSLVFLCYVNSCLNPVIYALFYPWFRKAVKVIVTLQILQPGSHEANIL comes from the exons ATGGCGATCCAAGACAGAACTGATCTCTGTTTCCCACATCTCCTCAACAGCTCCTGCAGGAAGCCCACACTTCACTGGTCTGAAGCCGTTCTCCTGAACTCTGTGCTGCTCTTCATCTCACTGATCACTGTAGTGCTCaacctcctcatcatcatctcagTCTCACACTTCAG GCAGCTCCACACTCCTAcaaacatcctcctcctctctctgggtgtttcagacttttttgttgGTCTCCTGCTGATGCCTTTTGAAATCTACAAATTTACATTCTGCTGGATTCTTGGAGACGccatgtgtgttttgttttgttttttgattaataCCATCCTGGTTGTTTCGATCTGGAACATTGTCCTGATATCAGTCGACCGCTACGTAGCCATTTGTTACCCTCTGCATTACCCCACCAGAATCTCGTTGACGAGAGTCAAatattgtgtttgtctgtgttggTTCTGTGCTTCTTCCTGCAGCTTATTCTATTCAAAGGATGAGCTGATTCAGCCTGGCAGAAGTAAATCCTGCACTGGAGaatgtatatattatttaaGCTATGCTGCAGGAATAATTGATCTAATTTCTAATTTCATACTTCCAGTAACAACCATCATAGTTCTGTATTTGAGAGTATTTGTGGTGGCTGTGTCTCAGGCTCGTGCCATGCGCTCTCACATTACAGTCGCCTCGTTTCATTCAGCGACATCAGGAACAAAGAAATCAGAGTTAAAAGCAGCCAGGACTCTGGGGGTTCTAGTTGTTGTATATCTAATGTGTTACTGTCCATATTACTGTTACTCTTTAGTTGGGATTAGTTTAACTAATTCCCCTTAtgcattttctttggttttcctCTGCTATGTTAACTCTTGTCTGAACCCTGTGATCTACGCCCTGTTCTACCCCTGGTTCAGAAAAGCTGTTAAAGTCATTGTTACTCTACAGATACTGCAGCCTGGCTCACATGAGGCCAACATACTGTGA